A single window of Fervidicoccus fontis Kam940 DNA harbors:
- a CDS encoding M20 metallopeptidase family protein has product MVNILELAREKEKEIVELRRLLHQHPEIAHKEYETHKILVEHLEKIGLHPRTLAGTGIIADIEGKEKGGKTVAIRADMDALPIKEENDVPYKSLNEGFMHACGHDAHMSMVYGAALILNELRDKLNGRVRLLYQPAEEEGTLGGAKPMIEEGALDGVDYILGMHVWPELPEGVIGYRKGPFFAAADTIKITVKGKGGHGAKPNLAVDPIMISAKVVDALHTISSREVDPLEPFVITIGSIHGGTAHNIIPDKVEMLGTVRTLSKELRDSMEERLRRIIRGVTSAFNGDFSLEYLYGYPVLINHQEVTEIMKNVVEGLLGKEKVVESKPTMGGEDFAYYLEKVPGTFMFLGTYNEKMGYIYGVHTSKFNLNEKILPIGSSVFVAGALELMKR; this is encoded by the coding sequence ATGGTAAATATTTTGGAATTAGCTAGGGAAAAGGAGAAGGAAATAGTCGAGCTTAGAAGACTCCTTCACCAGCATCCAGAAATTGCTCACAAAGAATATGAGACTCACAAGATCTTGGTAGAGCACTTGGAGAAGATAGGATTGCATCCGAGAACTCTCGCGGGAACTGGAATAATAGCAGATATAGAGGGCAAAGAGAAAGGGGGAAAGACTGTAGCAATAAGAGCTGATATGGATGCTTTGCCGATAAAGGAGGAGAACGATGTTCCATACAAATCTCTAAACGAGGGATTCATGCATGCATGTGGACATGATGCTCATATGAGCATGGTCTATGGAGCAGCTTTAATCCTAAATGAGCTCAGGGACAAGTTAAATGGAAGAGTGAGACTGCTATATCAGCCTGCTGAAGAAGAAGGAACGCTTGGAGGAGCAAAACCAATGATTGAGGAAGGAGCTTTGGATGGCGTAGACTACATACTAGGAATGCACGTCTGGCCTGAACTCCCAGAAGGAGTTATAGGGTACAGAAAGGGACCGTTTTTCGCAGCGGCGGATACGATAAAAATTACCGTTAAGGGCAAAGGAGGTCATGGGGCTAAGCCGAATCTCGCAGTTGATCCTATTATGATCTCGGCAAAGGTGGTAGATGCTCTTCACACAATATCTAGCAGAGAGGTAGATCCTCTAGAGCCTTTTGTGATAACTATAGGTTCAATACATGGAGGAACTGCGCATAATATCATTCCAGATAAGGTAGAAATGCTTGGGACTGTGAGAACTTTGAGCAAGGAGCTTAGAGACAGCATGGAGGAGAGGCTTAGGAGGATAATTAGAGGAGTTACATCTGCATTTAATGGAGACTTCTCTTTAGAATATTTATATGGCTATCCAGTTCTTATAAATCATCAAGAAGTAACTGAGATTATGAAAAATGTAGTTGAAGGTTTGCTTGGCAAGGAAAAGGTAGTGGAATCAAAGCCAACAATGGGTGGAGAAGACTTTGCATACTATTTGGAAAAGGTTCCAGGAACCTTTATGTTCTTAGGTACCTACAATGAAAAGATGGGATACATCTACGGAGTGCATACCTCCAAGTTTAATCTAAACGAAAAGATACTGCCGATAGGATCATCTGTTTTTGTCGCTGGGGCATTGGAGCTCATGAAAAGGTAA
- a CDS encoding sodium:solute symporter family protein, whose protein sequence is MEFSTFDIALFFLIVASTIIVAFLGARWRAADMSKISEWSIGGRKFGTLIVWFLMGGDIYTAYALISVPGGAYGQGGFILYSAVYGAMAYPFLYYVAPRLYLIAKKKGMITGGDYVRERFKSDTLSLLISLTGIIAMLPYIALQIVGIKYVLQAMNFPIVESYIIAFLIVAAFTVVAGLRGPALGAIIKDILLWAVIITITVVLAIRFDGFSLVFKSLDAQGLNYMIPPNLMIGYMTLAFGNGIAWLLFPNLLTGILGSKDAKTIKKNSVLLPVYQVWMLILAIFGLVALSENLVPNKVSSLAFPSVLTTYFSPTFVSIAFAAIIIGAMIPASLQALSAANLITRNIYLQYINKQASERKQVLVGRISVFIMIVASLIFVLTPAASGLIFYLLTMSYAWLLQTLPAIILSMYWHSLDKYSVAAGWAVGVTFTTYGLYTVKFASSLLPWFKYAYVGLVGLALNLVVLLAVYAIVRMAKIKYESGIAPEEFTDYDVHA, encoded by the coding sequence GTGGAATTTTCTACATTTGATATAGCACTGTTCTTCTTAATAGTCGCTTCAACTATAATAGTAGCATTTTTAGGAGCAAGGTGGAGAGCAGCTGATATGTCTAAAATTAGTGAGTGGAGTATAGGAGGCAGAAAGTTTGGCACATTAATAGTTTGGTTCTTAATGGGTGGAGATATATACACTGCTTATGCTTTGATTTCTGTTCCTGGAGGAGCATATGGTCAGGGAGGTTTTATACTATATTCAGCGGTCTACGGTGCTATGGCATATCCATTTTTGTATTACGTTGCACCTAGGCTTTATCTAATTGCGAAGAAAAAGGGAATGATTACAGGAGGAGATTATGTAAGGGAAAGGTTCAAGAGCGATACATTATCTCTTTTGATATCTTTGACAGGAATTATCGCAATGCTTCCTTACATAGCACTTCAAATAGTAGGTATCAAATATGTTCTTCAGGCAATGAATTTTCCTATTGTGGAAAGCTATATAATAGCTTTTTTAATTGTAGCAGCGTTTACCGTTGTCGCTGGGTTAAGGGGTCCAGCACTAGGCGCGATAATAAAAGACATTCTACTATGGGCAGTTATAATCACAATAACTGTCGTCCTTGCAATAAGGTTCGATGGATTTAGCTTGGTCTTTAAAAGCTTAGATGCTCAAGGACTAAACTACATGATACCTCCTAACCTCATGATTGGATATATGACACTTGCTTTTGGAAATGGTATAGCATGGCTGCTGTTCCCCAACTTATTGACAGGAATTTTGGGTTCAAAGGATGCAAAAACAATAAAGAAAAACTCCGTACTACTTCCAGTATATCAGGTATGGATGCTGATCCTTGCGATATTCGGATTAGTAGCTTTGAGCGAAAATCTCGTTCCAAATAAGGTTTCAAGTCTGGCATTTCCAAGCGTACTTACTACATACTTCTCTCCAACATTCGTGTCCATAGCTTTTGCAGCAATAATAATTGGAGCGATGATACCTGCATCATTGCAGGCACTTTCTGCGGCTAATTTAATAACCAGAAATATTTATCTTCAATACATCAATAAGCAGGCAAGCGAAAGGAAGCAGGTGCTTGTAGGGAGAATTTCGGTGTTTATAATGATAGTTGCAAGCCTTATTTTTGTCTTGACACCGGCAGCTTCTGGTCTAATATTCTATCTACTCACTATGAGCTATGCGTGGCTACTTCAAACGCTTCCTGCAATAATTCTTTCTATGTACTGGCACAGCCTTGACAAATACAGCGTAGCTGCAGGTTGGGCTGTTGGCGTTACTTTCACTACATATGGCCTATATACAGTGAAGTTCGCATCTTCATTGCTCCCATGGTTCAAATATGCATACGTAGGACTAGTGGGGTTAGCACTTAATTTAGTAGTTCTTCTAGCAGTTTATGCTATTGTCAGAATGGCTAAAATTAAGTACGAATCAGGCATCGCTCCAGAAGAATTCACAGACTATGATGTACATGCTTAA
- a CDS encoding DUF3311 domain-containing protein: MERGKLSKGKHFIKILLLMLIPWTALVFTAPIYNRKEPYLGGWPFLYWYLFSWIFIQPVLTFIVFKFIDRERW, encoded by the coding sequence GTGGAAAGAGGAAAATTATCAAAAGGTAAGCATTTCATAAAAATATTGCTATTAATGCTAATACCATGGACTGCACTAGTATTTACAGCGCCTATTTATAACAGAAAAGAACCTTACTTAGGAGGATGGCCTTTTCTATATTGGTACTTATTTTCATGGATATTCATACAGCCTGTGTTGACATTTATTGTCTTCAAGTTCATTGATAGGGAGAGGTGGTAG